A stretch of DNA from Acidimicrobiia bacterium:
GCCAGGACTTCGCCCTCGTCGGAACCTCGGCGCTGTTCCTGAACAACGTCGACGACCTGCTTTCCTGCAAGGACCAGAGCGGCCAGACGACCGGGCTGCCCGACATCCCGGTCGTGGCCACCGAGATCGTCCAGCAGTGCTCGCCGACCTCGTTCCCGATCAACCCGCCCCAGATCGTCTGCGGGACCAGGGCCCAGCACCCGCAGACCTACCAGGCCAACGCCGGCCGGTACTTCTACTACGCGAAGAAGTTCGGGAAGAACCTCCACGGCGTCTACCTCTACACGGGCGACCTCAAGAGCGCCCACGACGCCAACCAGGTGACGGGGACGGCGCTCCAGAACCTCGGGGTCAAGGCCGACCTGGCCACCTCGATCTCCGCGCTCGCGCCCCAGAGCGGCTACACGCCCGCGGCGCAGTCGATGAAGTCGAAGGGCTCGAACTTCGCCGAGGTCGAGCTCGCCTACAGCCAGACCGTGGACCTGCGGAAGGAGGCGGCGCTCCAGGGGGTCACCGACCCGAAGATCCTCTGGTCCTGCACCGTCCAGTGCTACAACCCGCAGTTCCTGTCCCAGGGCGGCGCCTCGGTCGAGGGCCAGCACATCTCGCTCGGCTTCCTGCCCTTCGAGGAACCGAAGGCGAACAAGGCCGTGGCCGCGTTCGACAAGTACACGCCCGCCGACGAGCGGGACGGCTTCGCCGCCGACGGCTTCGCCGCCGGGCTGGCGCTGCGCGACGCGGCGAACGCGGTCGTGAAGCAGAGCGG
This window harbors:
- a CDS encoding ABC transporter substrate-binding protein, with protein sequence MRRFRWTAILTVVALASVGSATAAVAASSGGRAAAGPPPTATEVGVTSSEIHIAVVADVDNTLQPGLFRGSVAGVRSFASYINSLGGIGGRKVVVDFIDSHLSNSEARNAVIRACSQDFALVGTSALFLNNVDDLLSCKDQSGQTTGLPDIPVVATEIVQQCSPTSFPINPPQIVCGTRAQHPQTYQANAGRYFYYAKKFGKNLHGVYLYTGDLKSAHDANQVTGTALQNLGVKADLATSISALAPQSGYTPAAQSMKSKGSNFAEVELAYSQTVDLRKEAALQGVTDPKILWSCTVQCYNPQFLSQGGASVEGQHISLGFLPFEEPKANKAVAAFDKYTPADERDGFAADGFAAGLALRDAANAVVKQSGTNGLTRKALLSALNNLTAFNGDGMFGTTNIGGRVPSDCYMIVQVKNGKYVREFPTKPGTLDCTKRNVVNFKLDLGTG